CAGGGATCACTCCATGTCCTTTACGATTCTGGCCTCGGTGTGTTCCTAGAGATTGCCAAAACACCCCTCACACGCTGAAATTGAATATTGAGCCAGCGAGTTGGATCTAGAGAGAATCTACTGAGGGTCGATTTAAAAGCAGCCCAGGCAAGTGGAAAAGCTTTTTATGTTGGTTAGAACGCAACGGTGGTCGATTTCATCGCTGCATAGCATGTAAACAGTCGTTTACTGAAGCGGCAAGATTTGTTGCCAAAACCAACCTCATTGTTGATTTTGGAAACTCAGCTACAGCAGTCATAAAATGCCAACAGCGCTATTGTGACACGCTAGCTCGCTTGTTTCGCTGCTGGTTTTGGGCGTTTGAAAATGAGTTCAAACTCGGAGCCTGCTTTCGCATCCAATCGATACCCCTCAAGATCGAAGCCTGCCAAGTCTTTGACCTTCTTCACACGAGCGATCGACATCCATCTGGCCATGAGACCTCTTGCTCTTTTGGCGAAGAAAGAGATGAACTTGTCTTGCCTTCCATCACGCTGCAAGAATTTGACGTTGACAATGGGCACGCCGAGTTTTTCTTCATCAACTGCTTTGAAATATTCGTCGCTGGCAAGATTAACAAGCGTTGTCGCTTTGACTGCCTTTAGGTCTCGCAACAAGATCTTGGTGATTGCATCACCCCAGAACTCGTAGAGCGATTTTCCAGCGTCTGTCTTAAGGCGCGTCCCCATTTCTAACCGATAGGGTTGAATGACATCCATTGGCCTAAGCATTCCATAAAGCCCACTGAGAATACGGATGTGATCCTGGGCCCAACCAAGGCTACGCTTGTCTAACGACCATGCCTCAAAACCCTGGTATACATCACCGCGAAAACACAACGCTGCTGCCCCACGCTGATTCGCTTTGGCACCAAACTGATCCCATCTTTTAGCATTAAGTTGCGCCAACTTGTCGGAGATCGACATCAGTGAACTGAGACGCTTCGGTGTGTAGCTTTCTAGAACGGCCGCTAACTGCTTGGTCTGACTGCCCAATCGAGGCCGCGATGTTGCTGATACCAATTGTGTTTCACCCATGTCCATTGTCTTGGCGGGCGAGAGAATAGCCATTAGGTTGCTCATGCCGTACAGATTACTGCATTCGCTGCCAGATAAGCGGAAGCAACCAACTCTTTATGATGATGCCTGGTCACGCTCAGCTTGCCGAGCTCTCGCTTGAGCTCTGCGCTTCGATTGAGGCGGAACCACCTTACTCGCCAGGCCAAAAAGCTCTAGAAGTTTGATCTCGTAATAGGTGATATCGAACTCCCACCATCGATGCTGATTGCATGCGCTTGCTGGATCGTGGTGATGATTGTTATGCCAACCTTCACCAACGGTCAACAGAGCGACTAACCAGTTGTTGGTGCTGTGATCATCTGTGTCATGACTCTGGTATCCAAACAGATGCGAAAGAGAGTTCACCGACCACGTAATATGCCAAACAACCACAGTACGGACGAGAACCCCCCATACAAAGAGGCTGACACCAAACTGCAGAGCAGCCATACCGGTGCCATCAATAGCCCAACCGAGACCGTAGCCAACTGCAAAGAACAGAAAGGATTGAACAAGAATAATCCAGGTCCACTTCTTGCTCTTTTCGAGTCTCATATAGAAAGGATCTTTAAGGATATCACTCGCATACTTTTGATAGGTGTGAATATTGTTGGTACGTTTGTTGGTCACGAGCAGCCAGCCAACATGTCCCCAGATAAAATTAACCAGTGGACTGTGAGGATCTTCGTGTTCATCTGAATGCAAGTGATGATAGCGATGAACCGCCACCCATTTTGCTGGCGTGTCCTGAAGACAACACAATGCCATGAGTGCAAATAAGTGCTCAAGCCATTTCGGTAGTACACAACTCCGATGCGTCAGGACTCGGTGGTAGAGCAAATTGATTGCCTGACCAAAGACATGCACACCAACCACCATCACAATTAATCCAGTCCAGCTGAATGTCCATGGCCAAATAGCTGCCAGTGCCAGAATGTGAATGCCAACAATTGAGATTAGATATGGCCAGTTAAGCTCACCCTTAACGACGGTGTCGGGCAGCGGCAGAATTGGCCTACCGCCAGGTTCTTCAATTGGTACGGGTATGGGCACGGCCTCAGAGACTGGAGACGATCTCGCAGGCGGGACATCAATAACAGCCGGTTTATTTGGCAAGAGACTACTCATCTAGCTCCCATCCGTGGAAGTTCGGACGAGTCACACGGTTTCAGAAATTCTTATGCCGGTGCAACTGGTTTATGCCCTATGGCCGTTTCAAACAAATTCGATACGAGCGGTCATTGTAGCGGCTTAAAAGTGCCTAGGCTTATTGATCCCGAACCTCGAGATACCGATTTGACCGATTGCTGATGAGCTGCATTGAGAGCACTCCCGACTGCAGCACGCAGTGGCGCCTCACAGCTTGTCCCAAAACTCACCAGAAAAACAGAGAAATCGCCCAAGTCAACGATTCCGTCTCGGTTGATGTCCCCATCACATATCCCCAGAGTGGCACTCAGAAGAACATGATCCGCGGTATCCACCGTGCCATCCCCGTTCATATCCCCAGTTATACAATTTGTGCTAATTTCAATCATAGCCATCGAGAAGTTCGCCCCGGCACTAATCTGACCGATGCTAGGGAGTCCAGTAGGCACGATCTGCTGGCCATCAGCATTCGCTCCCCAGGCCACTACTGTGCCATCCATTTTCAAAGCAAGAGAATGATTCAGGCCAGCAGCGATCTGTTTCACCGAGCCAATATCAGCTGGAACGTCAGTCTGCCCCGAAGTATTCAGCCCCCAGCTCACAATGGTGCCATCCGACTTTAAAGCCAGTGCGTGTGAGCCACCTGCCGCGACCTGCACCACATCCGTCAAGCCTATCGGCACTAATGACTCACTGTTTAGATTGGAGCCCCAAGCGACCACCGTCCCGTCCCGTTTGAGTGCAATAGTGAAGTTCCCCAAGGCCGAAACACTAGCCACACCATTGAGGCCAACTGGCACATCTCTTTGGTTCGACCCATTCTCACCCCAGGCAACCACAGTTCCATCACTCTTGACTGCAACAGCATGCTGATCACCTGCAGCAATTGCAATCGTGTTACCAAGACCAGCCATTGCTGTCGCCTGGTCAATGTACTCAAGCCCCCAAGCAATGAGATCACCTTCTTTTGTGATTGCAAAAGAACTCAGCGATCCACTTTCAATCGCAACGACGTCAGTCAAATCTGTTGGCACAGCGGTCTGAGCGAAAACCGCCCATCCCCAAGCATCAACCGTGCCATCTGCACGAAGCGCCAGCGTATGCCAGCCTCCAGCAGACATGGCTACATGCCCACTGAGAATGGACTGCTCATTGCTTTGACCATATTCATTATCACCCCAACCAACCACAACACTGAGATCAGCTGCCCAGCTTCCTACAGAAAAACATAACAAGGACAGTGTTGCAATTAAGTAATTTGGCATCAAGCGTGTCAGTGGTGACCTCCCCATCAGCATCCTCCCTCTCTAAAGGCCGCCCCACAGACCATCAAACTTGCGTCTATTGAATCAAACCAAGTGGATTGACACAAGCCCCTACCCTCTAAATAAAAGTGCTCATGAGATCTTCCATAGGAATAAGCCCCCTCAAGGGGCTAGATAGTTCTTTTACCATTCAAGACGTTCAGATAAAAAAGCTCAGAACAAGGTTTTATCTGAGATCGCGCGCCCCATCACAAACTTCTCCATACCTGATGAGAAACAAAGAGAAGTCCTGAAGGTCAACATCAAGGTCTTGATCAAGGTCCGCTTCTAAATCAGCACCAGTCTGGCCGAACTGAATCAGGAAAGTTGAAAAGTCTGCAAGGTCGACCTGTAAATCACCGTTGAGATCACCGGGGCAGTCAACTGGGCATTCGTCCTGCACCGTGTTGCCGCCCCCGTCATCCCAGGTGCCTTCGATCGCTGCGGCATCGTTCTCGCAGAAAAGCGTGTCCGACACCATCACCATGCCTCCAGATCCCCAGGCGGAAATCGCGGCCGTTGCCGTGTTGTTGCGGAACGTGCAGTCCTGGATACCGGCGGTGGTGAATTGGATCTGCGCGATTGCCTGCCCCTGATTGTCCTCGAAGGAGCACTTAAGGACGAGCAGGCCTGGGTTGTCACCGGAGATGGACTTGTTGAAGAGGATGTTGCCGGAATCGCCCGCGTCGTTGCCCACGAAACGGCAGTCCTCGATGAGCGCCTCGCTGTCGCTGCTCCAGATCGCTGCGCCCTCCCACTCGCTGGTGATGCCGGTGAAGGTGCAGTTGCGGATGGTAGGAGCGTAGTGGTAGATCCACAACGCATTGCCTATTGATCCCGTAAAAACGATGTTCTCTACGGTCGTGCCTGACGCATCAACCGCACCGATAGCCAGCAGGATATCGGCGGTACCTTGACCATCGAGTATGACAGCGGGAGAACCGTCTGCATTGGTCGCTCCGCGGAAAGTAAGGTTTGGGGTCGTCGGAAAGAGACTGGATTCATAATAAGTACCCGCCCCAATTTCAATGATGTCACCACTTTGCGCCGCAACCATCGCCGTTTCAATGCTGCTATAGGTACAGCCACTGGAACAGACCTCAAGCGTATCCGCCTGGGCCACGCCGGCTAAAGATATGACACCAATAGCCAGCCATCTACATTGCCAAAAATTCATCCAAAAAGACCTCTTACTTTGACCTGATAACTTATTTACGAGCCCCTACGAAGGCCTTCTGATAACAGTATATGTCCTCGCCATTGTGAAATATTGCACTATCTTTTTTTAAAATAAACGCTGCCTACTGATGCAACTGCGGGGCCTTCCATCAACAAAAGAGGACCACATTATTGCCCTGAAAAATTGTGCCCACAGCGAATAACGATCACCAAAAAAGACTTACTAGTGGATCTAGCTCTCGCGAACGAGCGGATGATGCCAACAGCGGAAACCACCGCCTTGCCAGTGGATCCCGTCAATCGGCATGGTGATGACTTCCGTGCCTTGCTGCCGCAACGCATCGATCAGTTCAGGCATGTCCTCCCCCACGAGCATCGTCTTGTCATCCAAGACGAGACCATTGCAGCCAAGCTTCCCTTCAGCGTCTTGGGCAGAGACATCGATCAATGTCCAGCCTTGGAGGAAGTCCGGAAGACCCTCCCCGAACCCCTCACGACAGATGATCGCTAGTCCCGGACGTGGCGTGGCAAGCACGCAGTCGAGGTGTAGGAAGTGGTTACTAAGCGGAACCGTGTGGACGCGATAATCAGGGCCAAGGAAGCGCTGCAACCACTGAATACCTGCCATGTTTGATGCGTTACCAGTAACACCGACGTAGATGTCCGCCCCCAACACGAAGACGTCGCCTCCCTCAAGGAACGGCCCTGGGCCATAACCTCCATTCTTATCCGCTGGGAACGGCTCAGGCTGCGGCATGGAAACCATCACAGCGTCGCTGTTGGCCACTCGCTCGCCGATCGCACGCCGCACCGCGAAGCGCTCTCTCCGGCGATTGGGTTCATACATGGCGGTCTCGATGACGTTGTTCCCGATGACCAGCATCGGATCACGGGGAAACGTCTGAAACACCGCATCGTTCATTCCTGCAAGAAACGCCTCTTCCGACGGCAGGTGCTTCTTCACCTGGTGGACAACGATGCCACGTTCTTCAAGGAACTTGATGATCGCATCGATCTGGGCGATGAGCTTCTTGTTCAGTTCCGGATTGTAATCCTCAAGTGTTCTGCCGGCGTTGCGCTCGATGA
This genomic interval from Phycisphaerales bacterium contains the following:
- the yaaA gene encoding peroxide stress protein YaaA; translated protein: MSNLMAILSPAKTMDMGETQLVSATSRPRLGSQTKQLAAVLESYTPKRLSSLMSISDKLAQLNAKRWDQFGAKANQRGAAALCFRGDVYQGFEAWSLDKRSLGWAQDHIRILSGLYGMLRPMDVIQPYRLEMGTRLKTDAGKSLYEFWGDAITKILLRDLKAVKATTLVNLASDEYFKAVDEEKLGVPIVNVKFLQRDGRQDKFISFFAKRARGLMARWMSIARVKKVKDLAGFDLEGYRLDAKAGSEFELIFKRPKPAAKQAS
- a CDS encoding fatty acid desaturase, with the translated sequence MSSLLPNKPAVIDVPPARSSPVSEAVPIPVPIEEPGGRPILPLPDTVVKGELNWPYLISIVGIHILALAAIWPWTFSWTGLIVMVVGVHVFGQAINLLYHRVLTHRSCVLPKWLEHLFALMALCCLQDTPAKWVAVHRYHHLHSDEHEDPHSPLVNFIWGHVGWLLVTNKRTNNIHTYQKYASDILKDPFYMRLEKSKKWTWIILVQSFLFFAVGYGLGWAIDGTGMAALQFGVSLFVWGVLVRTVVVWHITWSVNSLSHLFGYQSHDTDDHSTNNWLVALLTVGEGWHNNHHHDPASACNQHRWWEFDITYYEIKLLELFGLASKVVPPQSKRRAQARARQAERDQASS
- a CDS encoding right-handed parallel beta-helix repeat-containing protein, which gives rise to MNFWQCRWLAIGVISLAGVAQADTLEVCSSGCTYSSIETAMVAAQSGDIIEIGAGTYYESSLFPTTPNLTFRGATNADGSPAVILDGQGTADILLAIGAVDASGTTVENIVFTGSIGNALWIYHYAPTIRNCTFTGITSEWEGAAIWSSDSEALIEDCRFVGNDAGDSGNILFNKSISGDNPGLLVLKCSFEDNQGQAIAQIQFTTAGIQDCTFRNNTATAAISAWGSGGMVMVSDTLFCENDAAAIEGTWDDGGGNTVQDECPVDCPGDLNGDLQVDLADFSTFLIQFGQTGADLEADLDQDLDVDLQDFSLFLIRYGEVCDGARDLR
- a CDS encoding arginine deiminase family protein translates to MSDKPIIVRHEWGALKEVVVGFPNVRLPSKLAEAPKRFLSQETIEIIERNAGRTLEDYNPELNKKLIAQIDAIIKFLEERGIVVHQVKKHLPSEEAFLAGMNDAVFQTFPRDPMLVIGNNVIETAMYEPNRRRERFAVRRAIGERVANSDAVMVSMPQPEPFPADKNGGYGPGPFLEGGDVFVLGADIYVGVTGNASNMAGIQWLQRFLGPDYRVHTVPLSNHFLHLDCVLATPRPGLAIICREGFGEGLPDFLQGWTLIDVSAQDAEGKLGCNGLVLDDKTMLVGEDMPELIDALRQQGTEVITMPIDGIHWQGGGFRCWHHPLVRES